From one Planktothrix agardhii NIES-204 genomic stretch:
- a CDS encoding glutamate synthase, NADH/NADPH, small subunit, with translation MGKPTGFLEYLRELPSELAPLDRVHNWDEFHLPMEDDKLRTQAARCMDCGTPFCHTGTIISGMASGCPINNLIPEWNDLIYRGLWKEALDRLHKTNNFPEFTGRVCPAPCEGSCVLGIHNPPVTIKNIECSIIDKGWEEGWITPEPPAKRTGKKVAVIGSGPAGLSAAAQLNKAGHWVTVFERADRPGGLLMYGIPNMKLDKEQVVLRRLKVLEDEGVKFICNTEVGKDFPAENLLKEFDSVLLCTGATKPRDLPIEGRDLKGIHFAMEFLTANTQAVLNKQPGSDFISAQGKDVVIIGGGDTGTDCVGTSIRHGCNTVVQLEILPQPPSERAANNPWPEWPKVYKMDYGQEEAAAKFGSDPRVYLTTATKFEGDENGNVKAIHTVEVEWAKNEQGQFIPKHIPGTEKVTPTQLVLLAMGFLGPEQLLLDSLGLERDGRSNVKAEHGKYATSIPGVFAAGDCRRGQSLVVWAFNEGRGAARECDLYLMGQTDLP, from the coding sequence ATGGGAAAACCGACCGGATTCTTAGAATATCTACGGGAGTTACCGTCTGAACTCGCCCCCCTTGACCGGGTTCATAACTGGGATGAGTTCCATCTGCCCATGGAGGACGACAAACTACGCACCCAAGCCGCCCGGTGTATGGACTGCGGCACCCCGTTTTGTCATACGGGAACGATTATTAGTGGCATGGCTAGTGGTTGTCCGATCAATAATCTGATCCCGGAATGGAATGATTTAATCTATCGGGGACTGTGGAAAGAGGCCCTAGACCGTCTGCACAAAACCAATAATTTCCCCGAATTTACGGGTCGGGTTTGTCCGGCACCTTGCGAGGGTTCCTGCGTTTTGGGCATTCATAACCCTCCGGTGACGATTAAAAATATTGAATGTTCGATTATTGATAAGGGTTGGGAGGAGGGTTGGATAACTCCTGAACCTCCGGCCAAACGCACCGGGAAAAAAGTCGCGGTGATTGGTTCTGGCCCGGCGGGATTATCGGCGGCGGCCCAACTGAATAAAGCGGGTCATTGGGTTACGGTTTTTGAACGGGCTGATCGTCCAGGGGGCCTGTTAATGTACGGTATCCCGAACATGAAGCTGGATAAGGAACAGGTGGTATTGCGGCGTCTGAAGGTCTTAGAAGACGAGGGCGTTAAGTTTATTTGCAATACGGAAGTGGGTAAGGACTTTCCCGCCGAAAATCTGTTAAAAGAGTTTGATTCGGTACTTTTATGTACGGGAGCGACAAAACCCCGGGATCTACCCATTGAAGGGCGCGACCTCAAGGGGATTCATTTTGCCATGGAGTTCCTCACGGCTAATACCCAGGCGGTTTTAAATAAGCAACCCGGCAGTGATTTTATCTCGGCCCAAGGTAAAGATGTGGTGATTATTGGCGGGGGAGATACGGGGACGGACTGCGTAGGGACGTCTATTCGTCACGGTTGCAATACGGTGGTGCAGTTGGAGATTTTGCCCCAACCGCCCTCGGAACGGGCTGCTAATAATCCTTGGCCGGAGTGGCCGAAGGTTTATAAAATGGATTATGGCCAGGAGGAAGCCGCAGCTAAATTTGGCTCTGATCCTCGTGTTTATCTAACTACTGCAACTAAGTTTGAAGGGGATGAAAATGGTAATGTAAAAGCTATTCATACCGTTGAGGTAGAATGGGCGAAAAATGAACAGGGCCAGTTTATTCCTAAGCATATTCCTGGCACGGAAAAGGTGACTCCAACGCAGTTAGTATTATTGGCGATGGGATTTCTGGGGCCGGAACAACTGTTATTGGACAGTTTGGGTTTAGAACGGGACGGCCGCAGTAATGTTAAAGCCGAACACGGGAAGTATGCTACCAGTATTCCTGGGGTATTTGCGGCGGGTGATTGTCGTCGGGGCCAAAGCCTTGTGGTTTGGGCGTTTAATGAAGGTCGTGGCGCCGCCCGGGAATGTGATTTGTATTTGATGGGACAGACGGATTTGCCTTAA
- a CDS encoding hypothetical protein (protein of unknown function DUF820), which produces MVQTPSKIITVAEFLKQPETKPASEYIEGKIIQKSMPQGKHSTIQGELVTAINAILKPAKIARAFPELRCTFEERSIVPDVSVFTWDRIPRDHNSAIANSFLIAPDWMIEILSPDQSPTKVIKKILYCLNYQTQMAWLIDPEEQSIFVYHSQQQTEVFDQPESPISVPPFATDIKLTVGELFGWLLE; this is translated from the coding sequence ATGGTACAAACCCCATCTAAAATTATCACTGTAGCAGAGTTTCTGAAACAACCCGAAACGAAACCTGCTAGTGAATATATTGAAGGTAAAATCATCCAAAAATCCATGCCCCAAGGAAAACATAGTACAATTCAAGGTGAACTTGTTACCGCCATTAACGCTATTTTAAAACCTGCCAAAATTGCCCGCGCATTTCCCGAACTGCGCTGTACTTTTGAGGAACGTTCAATTGTTCCCGATGTTTCTGTTTTTACTTGGGATAGAATTCCTCGTGATCATAATAGTGCAATTGCCAATAGTTTTCTAATCGCACCCGACTGGATGATTGAAATTTTATCACCGGATCAAAGTCCAACAAAAGTGATTAAAAAAATTCTCTATTGTCTGAATTATCAAACTCAAATGGCTTGGTTAATTGATCCCGAAGAACAATCTATCTTTGTTTATCACTCCCAACAACAAACAGAAGTCTTTGATCAACCCGAATCACCAATATCTGTTCCCCCATTTGCCACGGATATTAAACTAACAGTTGGCGAGTTATTCGGTTGGCTTTTAGAATAA
- a CDS encoding putative AB-hydrolase YheT has protein sequence MIQPIYNPPFTLKNGFLMTIYAALRASRSWEKSIDLPEPPYQETVFLGAVGVPIYGIVAIPENPRGTIISTYGITGTLDNQWFLRIWGRKAFAAGYAVVLFDWRAHGKTAELSPTLTSDGLYEGEDFVRIAAQSKLMGCPAPFWFTGYSLGGQLALWGVKTAQTVNQWGTDLDLKDSDIAGGAVICPSLDSTRSLSYLVQHSWGKYLERAITKELKKLARNLYQHHPNDIDPEAIKRANSIWGFDNELVIGRLGFKSVEAYYEASSGLQLIPKLRKPTLILYAEDDPLFDPTIIPDLKAASHQNPAINLVSTNYGGHVGYISSKICQNQFNDPDRWWAWNRILDWLDQQEKSKDNSYSREQGTGNTGGKDFTV, from the coding sequence ATGATTCAGCCGATTTACAATCCTCCTTTTACCCTAAAAAATGGCTTTTTAATGACTATTTATGCAGCATTAAGAGCTAGTCGCAGTTGGGAAAAAAGTATTGACTTACCAGAACCTCCCTATCAAGAAACTGTGTTTTTAGGGGCCGTAGGCGTTCCAATTTATGGGATTGTGGCAATTCCTGAAAACCCAAGAGGAACAATTATTTCCACCTATGGAATTACTGGCACTTTAGACAATCAATGGTTTTTAAGAATTTGGGGAAGAAAAGCCTTTGCTGCGGGTTACGCTGTGGTTTTATTTGATTGGAGAGCCCATGGAAAAACCGCCGAATTATCTCCGACTTTAACCTCCGATGGTTTATATGAAGGGGAAGATTTTGTTAGAATTGCGGCTCAATCTAAATTAATGGGTTGTCCGGCTCCTTTTTGGTTTACGGGTTATTCTTTAGGGGGACAATTAGCATTATGGGGGGTTAAAACGGCTCAAACTGTCAATCAATGGGGAACAGATTTAGACCTAAAAGATTCCGATATTGCTGGAGGCGCAGTAATTTGTCCTAGTTTAGATTCAACTCGTTCCTTATCTTATTTAGTCCAACATTCCTGGGGAAAATATTTAGAAAGAGCTATTACGAAAGAACTCAAAAAATTAGCCAGAAACCTTTATCAACATCATCCCAATGATATTGATCCAGAGGCGATTAAACGGGCAAATTCAATCTGGGGATTTGATAATGAATTAGTGATTGGACGCTTAGGATTTAAGAGTGTGGAAGCCTATTATGAAGCCAGTAGTGGGTTACAGTTAATTCCTAAACTTAGGAAACCCACGTTAATTTTATATGCCGAGGATGATCCTCTATTTGATCCAACTATTATTCCCGATTTAAAAGCAGCTAGTCATCAGAATCCAGCCATTAATTTAGTATCAACAAATTATGGGGGTCATGTCGGTTATATTAGTAGTAAAATTTGCCAAAATCAATTTAATGACCCTGACCGATGGTGGGCTTGGAATCGGATTTTGGATTGGCTTGATCAACAGGAAAAATCAAAAGATAACTCATATAGCAGGGAACAGGGAACAGGAAACACCGGAGGAAAAGACTTCACCGTCTAG